One Aegilops tauschii subsp. strangulata cultivar AL8/78 chromosome 7, Aet v6.0, whole genome shotgun sequence genomic window carries:
- the LOC109786316 gene encoding uncharacterized protein: MVESRSTIAFFGTFRPAVALDLFSVPVNPTTSSAPDEQRLTDGKSYNQNGQAITPAALKELLARNSPALAGVATPDDVDKGRVTGIVFVSERDNGLETLHVALCAAGKTTVVSLADIYGTDTFGGVRMEDSGCLAGGFEVGGRTVGHSLVYVSTKQPAAARRTPWTVVYKTNLADGRTERLTPPDQYDLNPAVSPSGKRVAVANFRFNQWTGEIGRLKTDIVVMNVDRQAQGGLGRSVLIKDGGWPTWGSDTVIFFHRGVDSIDKASGRTNTAWGVYRYDLTTKDDPVKVTPDGIQAMTPAAISETKVAVAVTREGTRIAIAVVDRDKKEQYRHIEIYDYEVGKLASPVIITHSTVLNGFADHYSPFVLDGGTRVGFHRCITDKENTAAPENFSKLQSPPTQKDVGIYRMAGVFPSINKAGTKITYVDNEFKTVWVADEKHGPREAHKNKDSNKILSTTWNQGTDKDTGEEKDIVYFCVGTAFSTDCIEICALEGASELEHNDRRMKTLTNGKYNNAFPSSNKDGTKLVFRSTRNRMGKPEDVKYKNLYIMEDADEGEWGSGTVTQLTDGPWTDSHCTWSPTDDWIVFSSSRDRAPGAPDRDILDAGFFSIFLVLATDPSVLVRVMHSADSLAGHVCHPVFSPFKDSIVVTSDIAGVSADPVSLPIFIHSVRPYGDIFTINLRDKNDIMKNKDIMEFDRITHTRYEYSTPTWTKDLGDDLNNKWKTAGRGAAECPAGRC; encoded by the exons ATGGTGGAGAGCCGCAGCACCATCGCCTTCTTCGGGACCTTCAGGCCAGCGGTGGCGCTGGACCTCTTCTCAGTCCCAGTGAACCCGACGACATCGTCTGCACCGGACGAGCAGCGCCTCACCGACGGTAAGTCGTACAACCAAAACGGCCAGGCCATCACGCCCGCGGCTCTCAAGGAGCTCCTGGCCAGGAACAGCCCCGCGCTGGCCGGCGTTGCCACTCCGGATGACGTGGACAAGGGCCGTGTCACCGGCATCGTCTTTGTCTCCGAGAGGGACAACGGCCTGGAGACGCTCCATGTGGCCCTGTGCGCCGCAGGCAAGACCACGGTGGTGTCGCTTGCCGACATCTACGGCACCGACACCTTCGGTGGGGTCCGAATGGAGGACAGCGGCTGCTTGGCCGGTGGCTTCGAGGTGGGCGGTCGCACCGTCGGGCACTCGCTGGTGTACGTGTCCACCAAGCAGCCGGCGGCGGCACGGCGCACTCCGTGGACCGTGGTGTACAAGACCAACCTTGCCGACGGCAGGACGGAGCGCCTCACTCCGCCGG ATCAATACGACCTGAACCCGGCCGTGTCGCCGTCCGGGAAGAGGGTGGCGGTGGCCAACTTCCGGTTCAACCAGTGGACCGGCGAGATCGGCCGACTCAAGACGGATATCGTGGTGATGAACGTGGACCGGCAGGCGCAGGGTGGGCTTGGGCGCAGCGTCCTCATCAAGGACGGCGGGTGGCCGACGTGGGGCAGCGACACCGTCATCTTCTTCCACCGAGGGGTGGATAGCATAGACAAAGCCAGTGGGAGGACCAATACTGCCTGGGGCGTGTACCGGTACGACCTCACCACCAAGGACGACCCCGTCAAGGTGACCCCTGACGGCATCCAAGCCATGACTCCGGCGGCCATCAGCGAGACCAAGGTGGCGGTGGCCGTCACCCGGGAGGGCACCCGGATAGCGATAGCGGTCGTGGATCGCGATAAAAAGGAACAGTACCGCCACATCGAGATCTATGACTATGAGGTCGGTAAGCTTGCCAGCCCGGTGATAATCACCCATAGCACGGTGCTCAATGGGTTTGCAGATCACTACAGCCCGTTCGTGCTAGACGGGGGCACCCGTGTCGGTTTCCACCGCTGCATAACCGACAAGGAGAATACTGCCGCTCCGGAGAACTTCAGCAAGCTGCAGAGCCCGCCGACGCAAAAGGACGTCGGGATCTACCGGATGGCCGGCGTGTTCCCGAGCATCAACAAGGCGGGCACCAAGATCACCTACGTGGACAACGAGTTCAAAACCGTGTGGGTCGCTGACGAAAAGCACGGGCCGCGAGAAGCCCATAAG AACAAGGACAGCAACAAAATCTTGTCCACTACGTGGAACCAAGGCACGGACAAGGACACGGGCGAGGAAAAGGACATCGTCTACTTCTGCGTGGGCACGGCCTTCAGCACCGACTGCATAGAGATCTGTGCCCTCGAGGGTGCCTCCGAGCTAGAGCACAATGACAGGAGAATGAAGACCCTCACcaacggcaagtacaacaacGCCTTCCCGTCGAGCAACAAGGATGGGACCAAGTTGGTGTTCCGGTCGACGCGCAACAGAATGGGTAAGCCTGAGGACGTCAAGTACAAGAACCTCTACATCATGGAGGACGCGGACGAAGGGGAGTGGGGTTCAGGCACGGTGACGCAGCTCACCGACGGGCCCTGGACCGACAGCCACTGCACCTGGTCGCCCACCGATGACTGGATCGTCTTCTCCTCCTCCCGCGACAGGGCGCCCGGCGCGCCGGACAGGGACATCCTCGATGCCGGCTTTTTCTCTATCTTCCTCGTCCTAGCCACCGACCCCAGTGTGTTGGTGCGGGTCATGCACAGCGCCGACTCCCTGGCCGGCCATGTCTGTCACCCCGTCTTCAGCCCCTTCAAGGACAGCATCGTCGTCACCTCCGACATCGCCGGCGTCTCCGCCGACCCGGTCTCTTTGCCCATCTTCATCCACTCCGTCAGGCCCTACGGTGACATCTTCACCATCAACCTCCGCGACAAAAATGACATCATGAAGAACAAGGATATCATGGAGTTCGACCGCATCACGCACACCCGCTACGAGTACTCTACGCCCACCTGGACCAAGGATTTGGGTGACGACCTCAACAACAAGTGGAAAACCGCCGGTAGAGGTGCGGCGGAGTGCCCCGCCGGGCGGTGCTAG
- the LOC109786315 gene encoding 7-deoxyloganetic acid glucosyl transferase-like: MDAPAHVLVFPWPLQGHINCMLHLTAALLDAGFRVTFLHTEHNLSRLARAALPPGLRLLSVPDGLPDDHPRSVRSLKELTESMFTTGSAAYRALLLSLRSDSDAPPLTCVIADGIMPFAVDIAEELGVPALAFRTASACSYLAYLSVPTLVELGEVPFPADDPVRGVPGMEGFLRRRDLPRGVGRSEDGAFDPMLLAIAEGIAHAGKARALILNTAASMEGPALARIAPHMRDLFAIGPLHAEHDAAASLWSEDDSCMAWLDGHGDRSVVYVSLGSLAVISHEQFTEFLAGLVATGYAFLWVLRPDMVKTTGSVLREAVKEAGSKARVVEWAPQRGVLRHRAVGCFLTHGGWNSTLEAAAEGVPMVCWPFFADQQINSRFVGAVWRTGLDMKDLCNRAIVQGKVREAMESGELRGRAHAMAQQLKLDVAVGGSSSSDLERLVGFIRELRAREPMSYDDVSQ, from the coding sequence ATGGACGCGCCGGCGCATGTTCTCGTGTTCCCGTGGCCGCTGCAGGGCCACATCAACTGCATGCTCCATCTCACCGCCGCCCTCCTCGACGCCGGCTTCCGCGTCACCTTCCTCCACACCGAGCACAACCTCAGCCGCCTTGCCCGAGCGGCGCTGCCGCCGGGCCTCCGCCTGCTGTCCGTTCCTGACGGCCTCCCGGACGACCACCCCCGCTCGGTGCGCAGCCTCAAGGAGCTCACGGAGTCCATGTTCACGACGGGCAGCGCTGCGTACCGCGCCCTGCTACTGTCGCTTCGATCCGATTCCGATGCACCGCCGTTGACTTGCGTTATCGCCGACGGCATCATGCCGTTCGCAGTCGACATCGCGGAGGAGCTCGGCGTCCCGGCCCTCGCCTTCCGCACGGCCAGCGCGTGCAGCTACTTGGCGTACCTGTCCGTGCCAACGCTCGTGGAGCTCGGCGAGGTCCCCTTCCCTGCAGACGACCCGGTGCGCGGCGTCCCAGGGATGGAGGGCTTCCTACGGCGGCGAGACCTTCCACGTGGAGTCGGCCGCAGCGAGGACGGCGCCTTCGACCCCATGCTGCTGGCGATCGCCGAGGGCATCGCTCACGCCGGCAAGGCGCGGGCACTCATACTAAACACCGCCGCGTCTATGGAGGGTCCAGCGCTCGCGCGCATCGCGCCGCACATGCGCGACCTCTTCGCCATAGGCCCTCTGCATGCAGAGCATGACGCAGCCGCTAGCCTGTGGAGCGAGGACGATAGCTGCATGGCGTGGCTCGACGGCCACGGGGACCGCTCCGTTGTGTACGTGAGCCTAGGAAGCCTCGCCGTGATCTCGCACGAGCAGTTCACCGAGTTCCTGGCCGGCCTCGTCGCCACCGGCTACGCCTTCCTCTGGGTGCTCCGGCCGGACATGGTGAAGACCACAGGCTCCGTGCTCCGAGAAGCCGTCAAGGAGGCGGGCAGCAAGGCGCGTGTGGTGGAGTGGGCACCGCAGAGGGGCGTGCTGCGGCACCGCGCGGTGGGGTGCTTCCTGACGCATGGTGGGTGGAACTCGACGCTGGAGGCCGCGGCCGAGGGCGTGCCGATGGTGTGCTGGCCATTCTTCGCCGACCAGCAGATAAACAGCCGCTTCGTAGGCGCGGTGTGGAGGACGGGTTTGGACATGAAGGACCTTTGCAACAGGGCCATCGTACAGGGGAAGGTGAGGGAAGCCATGGAGTCCGGCGAGCTCAGAGGTAGGGCCCATGCAATGGCGCAGCAGTTGAAGCTAGACGTTGCGGTGGGGGGTTCGTCGTCATCCGACCTGGAGCGGCTCGTCGGCTTCATCAGGGAGCTCAGAGCCCGTGAGCCTATGTCCTATGATGATGTATCTCAGTAG